A window of Bombyx mori chromosome 2, ASM3026992v2 contains these coding sequences:
- the LOC101743522 gene encoding putative ammonium transporter 2, whose product MDPNWTHVGLRSPNLTNTTVNLQENFEIDLEDTNWILTSSFIIFTMQTGFGMLESGCVSIKNEANIMMKNMADISLGGLTYWIFGYGLSFGESSYSNPFVGTGDFLLDPPVGDALMGPVFASFLFQLSFATTATTIVSGAMAERCNFKAYCVFSFLNTIVYCVPAGWVWGSHGFLNQLGAVDIAGSGPVHLVGGSSAFASALMLGPRLGRYARGTDPLPLGNPVNAAMGTFVLWWGWLAFNSGSTYGVSGAKWQYAARAAVMTMMGSFGGGCFGLLFTLIKNKGKAEVMELINSILGSLVSITAGCFLYRAWESLLIGFIGAGVASASSMLFDRLRVDDPVGASAVHGACGIWGVIAVGLFADNPIPMETTNGRSGLFKGGGWYLLGVQSLTAVCLAAWGVLVTMLLLWLIDRVMPIRMDPYNELLGADLTEHRIRHGQVGVSRAVSALRPFRRSSSMEEVGTIGINTGHGLVVEKILKANKRNELDGKPQTYTNEAFVAADSASTSYKNNGLLNKRPNGNGDQLHRTLDSMIDEINGGKRETSKGARKNNGVPVIPDEIKGKKFRELTVTELDELGEINAAQDRFRRRFGEEDYKSDVMRSATITPNVRWID is encoded by the exons ATGGATCCGAACTGGACCCACGTTGGACTTCGGTCACCTAACCTCACGAACACTACAGTGAACCTTCAGGAGAACTTCGAGATCGACTTAGAAGATACAAACTGGATTTTGACTTCGTCTTTCATCATCTTCACAATGCAGACTG GTTTCGGCATGTTGGAATCCGGTTGCGTTTCCATTAAGAACGAGGCCAACATTATGATGAAGAATATGGCTGATATATCGCTCGGGG GTCTCACCTACTGGATATTCGGTTACGGGCTCTCATTCGGCGAGAGCTCCTACTCCAATCCGTTCGTTGGTACTGGAGACTTCCTACTTGATCCTCCAGTGGGAGACGCGCTGATGGGTCCAGTGTTCGCTTCGTTTCTCTTCCAGCTGTCCTTCGCCACCACTGCGACTACTATTGTCAGTGGCGCGATGGCTGAACG GTGTAACTTCAAAGCGTACTGCGTTTTCTCGTTTCTAAACACGATCGTGTACTGCGTCCCAGCCGGCTGGGTGTGGGGCTCGCATGGCTTCCTCAACCAGCTCGGTGCTGTGGACATCGCCGGCTCCGGCCCTGTGCACCTTGTGG GTGGATCGTCAGCTTTTGCGTCAGCTTTGATGCTGGGACCGAGACTGGGCAGGTATGCCCGGGGCACGGACCCTTTACCCCTCGGCAACCCGGTCAACGCCGCCATGGGAACGTTCGTGCTTTGGTGGGGATGGTTGGCTTTCAACTCCGGCAGCACATATGGG GTGAGCGGTGCCAAGTGGCAGTACGCAGCGAGAGCGGCCGTCATGACCATGATGGGTTCTTTCGGTGGTGGATGCTTCGGTCTACT GTTCACGCTTATCAAGAACAAAGGAAAAGCTGAGGTTATGGAGCTGATTAACAGCATCCTCGGTTCTCTGGTGTCTATAACAG CTGGCTGCTTCCTGTACCGCGCTTGGGAGTCTCTGCTGATAGGATTCATTGGTGCCGGCGTGGCTTCGGCGAGCTCGATGCTATTCGACAGACTCCGGGTCGACGACCCCGTGGGAGCTTCGGCTGTCCACGGCGCTTGCGGAATCTGGG GAGTCATAGCAGTTGGTCTATTTGCCGACAACCCTATACCGATGGAGACGACAAACGGGAGATCCGGCTTGTTCAAAG GTGGCGGCTGGTACCTCCTGGGAGTGCAGAGCCTCACCGCCGTGTGCCTGGCCGCGTGGGGCGTGCTGGTCACCATGCTGTTACTGTGGCTCATAGACAGGGTCATGCCTATACGAATGGACCCTTACAATGAGTTGCTTGGGGCCGACCTTACTGAGCACAGGATCAGGCATGGACAG GTGGGAGTGTCTCGCGCTGTGTCAGCCCTGAGGCCGTTCCGCCGCTCAAGCAGCATGGAGGAAGTCGGGACTATCGGCATCAACACCGGACACGGTCTGGTCGTCGAAAAAATCCTCAAG GCGAACAAACGTAACGAGCTCGATGGGAAGCCGCAAACCTACACGAACGAAGCGTTCGTCGCCGCAGACAGCGCCTCAACGTCGTACAAAAACAACGGACTCCTGAACAAGCGTCCCAATGGCAACGGAGACCAGCTCCACCGCACTCTAGACTCTATGATCGATGAGATTAATGGCGGGAAACGCGAAACGTCAAAAGGCGCGCGAAAAAACAATGGCGTCCCGGTGATACCAGACgaaataaaaggaaaaaaatttagGGAGTTAACGGTGACCGAACTGGATGAGTTGGGCGAAATTAATGCCGCCCAGGATAGGTTCCGGCGGAGATTCGGCGAGGAGGATTACAAGAGTGACGTTATGAGGAGTGCAACGATAACTCCTAATGTGCGGTGGATTGATTGA